One window of the Longimicrobium terrae genome contains the following:
- a CDS encoding M28 family peptidase, with amino-acid sequence MRIRSRHLLPLALLSAASLHAQADVRRAAEGIREPSLRARVEWLAGDAMRGRATPGAELEAAADSIAAIFRRAGLRAAGDSGSYIQRFAFYATCVPASERRFAMQADGRRTEWRYGADYFSFAASTAVEGEAVYVGPALPQPQPLSEGARGRIAVFHLAGSPVDGFPVMSGAVLSAVRAGATGLLFVLDPAMDADSIAWFAQQVEATNPLVSIPVSVIRADAADSIFRAAGLDDGALRARSSTTPLPLPGVQLSMAAPARTVSVAAQNVVAVLPGSDPARRDEYVVLTAHFARAGVGRADARGDSIYNGADDSASGTAALLAAAEAFGRLRMAPARSIVFLAVSGEERNLRGSAHWAAHPTVAGGRVVANINLDMRGRNAPGTLTVLGQEYSSLGETVARANAAHPELGFQLPSDVDDALHGFARGDHASFVRAGVPALFLTALDRPDDHHVTDDPMRLNTEKLTRVARLLFYTVHAAASEPALIGWYAGGQARALEAATR; translated from the coding sequence ATGCGCATCCGATCCCGACACCTGCTGCCGCTGGCGCTGCTGTCCGCGGCTTCGCTGCACGCCCAGGCCGACGTGCGCCGCGCCGCGGAAGGCATCCGCGAGCCGTCCCTCCGCGCCCGCGTGGAATGGCTGGCCGGCGACGCCATGCGCGGCCGCGCCACGCCCGGCGCGGAACTGGAGGCCGCGGCGGATTCCATCGCCGCGATCTTTCGCCGGGCGGGGCTGCGCGCGGCGGGGGACAGCGGCTCGTACATCCAGCGCTTCGCCTTTTACGCCACCTGCGTCCCCGCGTCCGAGCGCCGCTTTGCCATGCAGGCGGACGGGCGACGGACGGAGTGGCGGTACGGCGCGGACTACTTCAGCTTCGCCGCCTCGACCGCGGTGGAAGGCGAGGCCGTGTACGTGGGCCCCGCGCTCCCTCAGCCCCAGCCGCTGAGCGAAGGCGCACGCGGCCGCATCGCCGTCTTTCACCTGGCCGGCAGCCCGGTGGACGGATTTCCTGTGATGAGCGGCGCCGTCCTGTCCGCCGTGCGAGCCGGTGCCACGGGCTTGCTCTTCGTACTGGATCCCGCGATGGACGCGGACAGCATCGCGTGGTTCGCGCAGCAGGTGGAAGCGACCAACCCGCTCGTCTCCATCCCTGTGTCCGTCATCCGCGCGGATGCTGCAGACTCCATCTTTCGCGCCGCCGGGCTGGATGACGGGGCCCTGCGCGCCCGCTCATCCACCACGCCGCTGCCGCTGCCCGGCGTGCAACTGTCGATGGCGGCCCCGGCGCGCACCGTGAGCGTGGCCGCGCAGAACGTGGTGGCGGTGCTCCCCGGCTCCGACCCCGCGCGGCGGGACGAGTACGTGGTGCTCACCGCGCACTTTGCCCGCGCGGGCGTCGGGCGCGCGGATGCACGCGGCGACTCCATCTACAACGGGGCGGATGACAGCGCCTCCGGCACCGCCGCCCTGCTCGCCGCGGCGGAAGCGTTCGGCCGGCTACGGATGGCGCCCGCCCGTTCGATCGTCTTTCTCGCCGTCAGCGGCGAGGAGCGGAACCTGCGCGGCTCCGCGCACTGGGCCGCCCACCCCACGGTCGCGGGCGGGCGCGTCGTGGCGAACATCAATCTGGACATGAGGGGCCGCAACGCGCCCGGCACGCTGACCGTCCTGGGCCAGGAATACTCGTCGCTCGGCGAGACGGTCGCCCGCGCGAACGCCGCGCACCCGGAACTCGGCTTTCAGTTGCCGTCAGACGTGGACGATGCGCTGCACGGGTTCGCCCGCGGCGACCACGCCAGCTTTGTCCGCGCCGGCGTGCCTGCCCTCTTTCTGACAGCGCTGGACCGTCCCGACGATCACCATGTCACCGATGATCCGATGCGGCTGAACACGGAAAAGCTGACCCGCGTGGCGCGGCTGCTGTTCTACACGGTGCACGCCGCCGCCTCGGAACCCGCCCTCATCGGGTGGTACGCCGGCGGGCAGGCCCGCGCGCTCGAGGCGGCAACGCGGTAG
- a CDS encoding IPT/TIG domain-containing protein yields the protein MDNPILPRASRTARAGAALLLLAAAAACADSTDSGQKRATLPGAEGALGVLTCRAMVADKSVECFADGAGGVSALLAPGSGPSRVTHTYGGQGSYVRLASDSLKATAGAFEFRATVQNLASLAMGTTDGSTPESTGLRVFFHTGPAAFPAGSATVANPDGVASISGEEQPYFQYSGTSLGADGILASGEVSTPRRWIFNLDPGVTSFTFQVYVQTETPAGETETVAPQVTDVSAASLVPGAAITLTGYNFNATPASNTVRIGGATATVTGGSSTQLSVIVPCVSSGTVGIDVQSGGMRGVAVARPLQVTQRTLGVGESFIITNAAEVPCNELTATGVQTRYLVSVFSNSTSPSSNSPFTFAADGSGEAPAVQAPANVSAPVPAGLTLDGYVAQAAQRAADDRHADLLEKNRVAYERGMAKFRGDPRMRANRSVVSQDPAPTRTFRVSNINVSNICNSYYVVSATRVYFDGKIAIYEDDATPDAFKSANSPAMAANYQKIGDQFNNDMEPILRTNFGDILRRDAETDNNGVLIALFTPRINNSFSGVAGYVVSCDQFPNDDANTPAVGGPYTGTGTFGASNFGEFFYAYQPVVNATGYSSGNTPDNWYRTIRSTFIHEAKHVASNSARVANNAPSYEAAWLEEGLARHSEELWMRNAVDNVAWKANTGYGSASNPINLYCDVRPAGFAECDGNTRRPASIMQRHFSSMYTTMFGQNARLLSPFGATASDNASYWYANSWSLVRYAIDRYGSSDADFLTALTQSTTSGATNLTARAGTSLDNLLGGWALSLAADDYPGLTTSNNDIKVQTWNLRSIYAGLNADLPGTYTLPYPLTPQQYAFGSFTATPITTTMRGGGMLWYEISGTQTKAQLLKLSGNGGGALPGTLRVAVARLQ from the coding sequence GCGCCGCGCTGCTGCTGCTGGCCGCGGCCGCTGCCTGCGCCGACTCCACCGATTCCGGCCAGAAGCGCGCGACGCTTCCGGGCGCCGAGGGCGCGCTGGGCGTGCTCACCTGCCGCGCCATGGTCGCCGACAAGTCGGTGGAGTGCTTCGCCGATGGTGCGGGCGGCGTGAGCGCGCTGCTGGCGCCGGGAAGCGGACCGTCCCGGGTGACGCACACCTACGGCGGGCAGGGCTCGTACGTGCGCCTGGCGTCCGACAGCCTCAAGGCGACGGCCGGCGCCTTCGAGTTCCGGGCGACGGTGCAGAACCTGGCCAGCCTGGCCATGGGCACCACCGACGGCTCCACGCCGGAATCCACCGGGCTGCGCGTGTTCTTTCACACGGGTCCCGCGGCCTTCCCCGCCGGCTCGGCCACCGTCGCCAACCCGGACGGCGTCGCCAGCATCAGCGGCGAAGAGCAGCCGTACTTCCAGTACTCGGGCACCAGCCTGGGCGCGGACGGAATCCTGGCCTCGGGCGAGGTGTCCACCCCGCGCCGCTGGATCTTCAATCTGGATCCGGGCGTGACGTCGTTCACCTTCCAGGTGTACGTGCAGACCGAGACGCCCGCCGGTGAAACCGAGACGGTGGCGCCGCAGGTGACCGACGTCTCGGCCGCCTCCCTGGTGCCGGGCGCCGCCATCACGCTGACCGGCTACAACTTCAACGCCACCCCCGCCAGCAACACCGTCCGCATCGGTGGCGCCACGGCCACGGTGACCGGCGGCAGCAGCACGCAGCTGTCGGTGATCGTCCCCTGCGTCAGCAGCGGCACGGTGGGGATCGACGTGCAGAGCGGCGGCATGCGCGGTGTGGCTGTCGCCCGCCCGCTCCAGGTCACGCAGCGCACGCTGGGTGTGGGCGAGTCGTTCATCATCACCAACGCCGCCGAGGTGCCCTGCAACGAGCTCACGGCCACCGGCGTGCAGACGCGCTACCTGGTGTCGGTGTTCAGCAACAGCACCAGCCCCAGCAGCAACTCGCCCTTTACCTTCGCGGCGGACGGCTCCGGTGAGGCCCCGGCGGTGCAGGCGCCCGCGAACGTCTCCGCTCCCGTGCCCGCCGGCCTCACGCTGGACGGCTACGTGGCCCAGGCGGCGCAGCGCGCGGCCGACGACCGCCATGCGGACCTGCTGGAAAAGAACCGCGTGGCGTACGAGCGGGGCATGGCCAAGTTCCGCGGCGACCCGCGCATGCGCGCCAACCGCAGCGTGGTCTCCCAGGATCCGGCGCCGACGCGCACCTTCCGGGTGTCCAACATCAACGTCAGCAACATCTGCAACAGCTACTACGTCGTCAGCGCCACGCGGGTGTACTTTGACGGCAAGATCGCCATCTACGAAGACGACGCCACGCCGGACGCGTTCAAGAGCGCCAACAGCCCCGCGATGGCGGCCAATTACCAGAAGATCGGCGACCAGTTCAACAACGACATGGAGCCGATCCTCCGCACCAACTTCGGCGACATCCTGCGCCGTGACGCGGAGACGGACAACAACGGCGTGCTGATCGCGCTGTTCACGCCGCGCATCAACAACAGCTTCAGCGGCGTGGCGGGCTACGTGGTGAGCTGCGACCAGTTCCCCAACGACGACGCCAACACGCCGGCCGTCGGCGGGCCGTACACCGGCACCGGCACCTTCGGCGCCAGCAACTTCGGCGAGTTCTTCTACGCCTACCAGCCGGTGGTCAACGCGACGGGGTACAGCAGCGGCAACACGCCGGACAACTGGTACCGTACCATCCGCTCCACCTTCATCCACGAGGCCAAGCACGTGGCGTCCAACTCGGCGCGCGTGGCCAACAACGCCCCTTCGTACGAGGCGGCGTGGCTGGAAGAGGGCCTTGCCCGCCACAGCGAAGAGCTGTGGATGCGCAACGCGGTGGACAACGTGGCGTGGAAGGCCAACACCGGCTACGGCTCGGCGTCCAACCCCATCAACCTGTACTGCGACGTGCGGCCCGCGGGCTTCGCGGAGTGCGACGGCAACACGCGCCGCCCCGCCAGCATCATGCAGCGGCACTTCTCGTCGATGTACACCACCATGTTCGGCCAGAACGCGCGCCTGCTTTCGCCCTTTGGCGCGACGGCCTCGGACAACGCGAGCTACTGGTACGCGAACTCGTGGTCGCTGGTGCGCTACGCCATCGACCGCTACGGCTCGTCGGACGCCGATTTCCTGACGGCGCTGACGCAGAGCACCACCAGCGGCGCCACCAACCTTACGGCGCGCGCGGGCACGTCGCTCGACAACCTGCTGGGCGGATGGGCGCTGTCGCTTGCGGCTGACGACTACCCCGGGCTGACCACGTCGAACAACGACATCAAGGTGCAGACGTGGAACCTGCGCAGCATCTACGCCGGGCTGAACGCGGACCTGCCCGGCACGTACACGCTGCCGTATCCGCTCACGCCGCAGCAGTACGCGTTCGGCAGCTTCACCGCGACGCCCATCACCACCACCATGCGTGGCGGCGGCATGCTGTGGTACGAGATCTCCGGCACGCAGACCAAGGCCCAGCTGCTCAAGCTGTCGGGCAATGGCGGTGGCGCGCTGCCCGGCACGCTCCGCGTGGCTGTGGCGCGGCTGCAGTAA